A window of the Paraburkholderia sp. ZP32-5 genome harbors these coding sequences:
- a CDS encoding PAAR domain-containing protein: MKSPIRKGDKLEHGGEVTGGSPWFEVMGRPLARKGDEAICEQRGPTAIDEGYAKFPDRDGKEVAFHHYRCACGCRLLSSLMNFNIE, encoded by the coding sequence ATGAAATCCCCCATCCGCAAAGGCGACAAACTCGAACACGGCGGCGAAGTCACCGGCGGCTCACCATGGTTCGAAGTAATGGGCCGCCCGCTTGCCCGGAAGGGCGACGAGGCGATCTGCGAGCAGCGCGGGCCGACCGCAATCGACGAGGGTTACGCCAAATTTCCCGATCGCGACGGCAAGGAGGTTGCCTTCCATCATTACCGCTGCGCGTGTGGCTGCCGTCTGCTCTCGTCGCTCATGAATTTCAACATCGAGTAA